The Kaistella daneshvariae genomic sequence GAATAAATCTCGGAGTAATCCGGATTGTAATTTTTGATATCTACAATTCTGTTGTTGTGTTTGAAATATTTGTAAAGCTCTTTCAAACTGTCTTTCACCTTTAAATTATCGGCGGTAAGCAGTTCGTGACTTTCCGGATCTTTATACGGATAGAGGTAAACGCGCATGTCCTGACGGAAGAATTTACCAAAAGCTTCCAGAATTCCACCGGAAAGATTTTTGTAATAATTTTCATCAAAAACATCCAATAAATTGTTTACGCCCATCGCAACACCAATTTTGCCGTTGGTATAAGTCGCGAAATAATCGATAAGCCGGTAATATTCGGAGAAATTGGAAATGATTACGGTGTAACCCAACTTTCCGAGAACATCCACGCGGTCCAGGAAATCGCGCTCATCAATATCGCCCGAGGCGCGTAAATTGGCAATCGTAATTTCAAATAAAACCTCAGTTTCGTCTGCGCTGCAGTGCCAATCCTGGTTGAACATTTCCAAACCTTTGAGAAACATATCAATATTCACCAAAGTTACCGGGCGGAAACTTCCTCGAACAGCAAAGATATTTTTTCGGTACAGAATATCCGCAGGCAGCATATTGTTTCCTTCGGAGTTAAAAATTACCGCGTCCGTCATTCCGTTTTTCACCAGCTGAAGACTCATGAGACGGTTATCGACGTAGTTAAATGCCGGTCCGCTGAAGTCGATCATATCAATTTCAAGGTTATCCTTATTAATATCATCAAAAAGAGAATTGATCATTTTCCGCGGATTGTCGCTGTAATTGAAAGCGCCGTAAATTAGGTTTACGCCCAACCCGCCGAGGGTTTCCTGCTGTAATGTCGCATCATTTTCATTAAATTTTACGTGGAGGACAATCTCGTTGTAATCCTCTTTTTCATCAAGCTGAAAGCGCAGACCAACCCAGCCGTGGCCTTTCATAGTCTTGTCGAAATTGATGGTCGTCACCGTATTAGCGTAGGAAAAGAATTTGCGGCCCGGAAAAGTATCGCGTGAAAGTCTTTCTTCGATCAAAGAAACCTCGTAGCGCAGCATTTTGCGAAGTCGATTTTGTGTCACGTAACGGTTTTTGACTTCTTTACCATAAATGGCATCACTAAAGTCCTTGTCGTAAGCCGACATTGCCTTTGCGATGGTTTGAGAAGCGCCGCCCGCGCGGAAAAAATGACGAACAGTTTCCTGACCCGCGCCGATTTCTGCAAAAGTTCCGTAAATAAGCGGGTCTAAATTTATCGCTAAAGCTTTCTGTTTAGGAGTTAATTTCTGTTGAATCACGGGCAAATCTAATTTTTTGTAAATTTACCAAAATTAAACCAACCTCAAAAAAATGCAGTTGAAATTTTTAGGAACCGGAACTTCGCAAGGCGTTCCTGTAATTGGTTGTCACTGTGAAGTTTGCACGTCCGCTGATCCCAAAGATCGGCGTTTTCGTTCTTCAGTTTTAATTACTACCGATTCCGGAAAAAAAATTTTGATTGATTGCGGCCCGGATTTCCGACTGCAGATGCTGGAAAACAAAGAAGAGCAAATTGACGCTGTTTTGCTGACGCATGAGCACAACGACCATATTATTGGACTGGATGATCTGCGGCCCCTGATTTTTAAAAACCGGAAAAATATAGATCTTTATGCCCGAAAAAGAGTAGGAGATGAAGTGCGAAGCCGTTTTCCGTACGCTTTTGCGGAGGTGAAATACCCAGGCGCGCCATCGTTTAACCTGCATGAAATTACCGAAGATTTTACCCTCTTTAACACCGAAATTTGCCCGATTGAGGTAATGCATGGTGCGATTGCTATCGATGGTTTTAAAATTAAAAAGCTCGCATATCTTACGGATGCCAGCTTTATATCTGATTATGAAAAAGAACAGTTGCAAAATCTGGATTATTTGATTGTGAACTGCATCAGAAAAGAGGTGCCGCATCCCGCGCATTTTATTTTACCTGATGTGATCTCCTTATATAAGGAGCTGAAGCCGAAAAAAATGTTTTTAACGCACATTTCCCACCATATGGATGTATATAAAAAAATGGAAAAAGAGCTTCCGGCCGGCATCCATTTAGCATATGACGGTCTTGTGCTGGATTTTTAAGCAGAATGTGCACATTTATTTTTTTGAAATAAAAAATAATTCTATATTTGCACACCAATTTAAAAAGCCCGGTTGGCGGAATTGGTAGACGCGCTAGACTCAAACTCTAGTATCGCAAGATGTGCCGGTTCGATTCCGGCACCGGGTACCAAAACCTCTGCAATCTATGATTCGCAGAGGTTTTTTATTTTCCAAACTTTTCTGTATTTCCTGACTTTTATAAAATTACCTGCTATAAAGCGGTTTTTTTTGATTTTTACAAAGTAAAAGAGGATTTATTTCTCCACTATTCTCAAAATAAGATACTTTTTCGATAAAAGTCATTTTGCTTTAATGATATCCGTCATTTTTCTAAATAGCGGATACTCAGGTCTTCTTTAACTATAATTAACGTTTTCAGTCTTTTTTACTTAATAGAAATTTAAATTGATGTTTAATTATATAAATATCAGAAAAAGTACCGCTTTAGCTGATAAAAGTATAATATTATTTGGAATAAAGATTTATATCATAAAAGATTTAGGGTCTGGAATATGGATTTGATAATTTATTGAGCTATCTTTGTATAAGAAAATCAAGGTATAGATAACCCGAAAATTTAAAAATCAGATATTATGAAAAATTTAGTAAACCTCCGATCCCTCGTTTTAGCAGCCACACTTTTTTCTGGCATCGTTGCAGCACAAAAAATCAGCAGCAACTCTGTTAAAACCGTAGTTTCCGGTACATCTACTTTACATGAGTGGAGCATGACTTCTACCGGCGGAAATTTTTCTGGAAATGTTTCAGGTAACAGCATCCAGGATGTACGTTACGCAATGGGCAGCAAAACACTGAAAAGTGGCAAAGGACCAATGGATGCCAACGCTTACAAAGCCCTTCTAGCAGATAAATATCCAAACATCAGTTTTACCGCTTCTTCTATTAATGTAGGTAAAGGCACTATGACTGGAAAACTTACCGTAACAAATGTAACCAAAACCGTAACTGTACCGGTAAATGTAACCAAATCCGGCGATACTTACACCATCTGGGGAACAGCTTCTATTAAAATGACAGACTACGGAGTTACTCCGCCTGCATTTATGATGAACACCGTGAAAACCGGCAACGAGGTAAAAATTACCGTTAATGCGGTGGCAAAATAAATAAACTATTAAAAAATTAAAATTTAGAATATGAAAACCATGGTCATCAGAGCTTCAATGCTCGCAGTATTAGTTTCCGGAATCAGCTTTGTAAGCGCACAGGAT encodes the following:
- a CDS encoding TonB-dependent receptor, with product MQQKLTPKQKALAINLDPLIYGTFAEIGAGQETVRHFFRAGGASQTIAKAMSAYDKDFSDAIYGKEVKNRYVTQNRLRKMLRYEVSLIEERLSRDTFPGRKFFSYANTVTTINFDKTMKGHGWVGLRFQLDEKEDYNEIVLHVKFNENDATLQQETLGGLGVNLIYGAFNYSDNPRKMINSLFDDINKDNLEIDMIDFSGPAFNYVDNRLMSLQLVKNGMTDAVIFNSEGNNMLPADILYRKNIFAVRGSFRPVTLVNIDMFLKGLEMFNQDWHCSADETEVLFEITIANLRASGDIDERDFLDRVDVLGKLGYTVIISNFSEYYRLIDYFATYTNGKIGVAMGVNNLLDVFDENYYKNLSGGILEAFGKFFRQDMRVYLYPYKDPESHELLTADNLKVKDSLKELYKYFKHNNRIVDIKNYNPDYSEIYSRIILEKIANHISGWEKEVPEGVADLIKERGLFGYKEELILKEFS
- a CDS encoding YceI family protein, which translates into the protein MKNLVNLRSLVLAATLFSGIVAAQKISSNSVKTVVSGTSTLHEWSMTSTGGNFSGNVSGNSIQDVRYAMGSKTLKSGKGPMDANAYKALLADKYPNISFTASSINVGKGTMTGKLTVTNVTKTVTVPVNVTKSGDTYTIWGTASIKMTDYGVTPPAFMMNTVKTGNEVKITVNAVAK
- a CDS encoding MBL fold metallo-hydrolase, coding for MQLKFLGTGTSQGVPVIGCHCEVCTSADPKDRRFRSSVLITTDSGKKILIDCGPDFRLQMLENKEEQIDAVLLTHEHNDHIIGLDDLRPLIFKNRKNIDLYARKRVGDEVRSRFPYAFAEVKYPGAPSFNLHEITEDFTLFNTEICPIEVMHGAIAIDGFKIKKLAYLTDASFISDYEKEQLQNLDYLIVNCIRKEVPHPAHFILPDVISLYKELKPKKMFLTHISHHMDVYKKMEKELPAGIHLAYDGLVLDF